One region of Colius striatus isolate bColStr4 chromosome 4, bColStr4.1.hap1, whole genome shotgun sequence genomic DNA includes:
- the ARC gene encoding activity-regulated cytoskeleton-associated protein, with protein sequence MQLDNVTSAGIHSFQGHRGVANKPNVILQIGKCRAEMLEHVRRTHRHLLSEVSKQVERELKGLQKSVGKLENNLEDHVPTDNQRWKKSIKACLARCQETIAHLERWVKREMNVWKEVFFRLEKWADRLESMGGKYCPADHGKQTVSVGVGGPEIRPSEGEIYDYALDMSQMYALTPPPGEVPSIPQAHDSYQWVSVSEDAPASPVETQVFEDPREFLSHLEEYLKQVGGTEEYWLSQIQNHMNGPAKKWWEYKQDSVKNWVEFKKEFLQYSEGTLTRDAIKRELDLPQKEGEPLDQFLWRKRDLYQTLYVDADEEEIIQYVVGTLQPKLKRFLSYPLPKTLEQLIQRGKEVQGNMDHSEEPSPQRTPEIQSGDSVPPSTTASPVPSNGTQPEPPSPPATVI encoded by the coding sequence ATGCAGCTGGATAACGTCACCAGTGCTGGCATCCACTCTTTCCAGGGGCACCGTGGAGTTGCCAACAAACCCAATGTGATCCTGCAGATAGGGAAATGCAGGGCAGAAATGTTGGAGCACGTCAGGAGGACCCACAGGCACCTCCTGTCCGAGGTCTCCAAGCAGGTGGAGCGTGAGCTGAAAGGTTTGCAGAAATCCGTGGGCAAGTTAGAGAATAACTTAGAGGACCACGTCCCAACTGATAACCAGAGATGGAAGAAATCCATCAAGGCCTGCCTGGCCAGGTGCCAGGAAACCATTGCCCACCTGGAGAGGTGGGTCAAGAGAGAGATGAATGTTTGGAAGGAGGTGTTTTTCCGTCTGGAGAAGTGGGCGGATCGTTTGGAGTCCATGGGAGGCAAGTACTGCCCCGCTGACCACGGCAAGCAGACCGTGTCTGTCGGGGTGGGAGGCCCAGAGATAAGGCCAAGTGAAGGGGAGATTTATGATTATGCCCTTGATATGAGCCAAATGTATGCTCTGACCCCTCCTCCCGGGGAGGTGCCCAGCATCCCCCAGGCCCACGATTCCTACCAGTGGGTCTCTGTGTCGGAGGATGCTCCAGCCTCCCCAGTGGAGACTCAGGTCTTTGAGGATCCCAGGGAGTTCTTGAGCCACTTGGAGGAATACTTAAAGCAGGTGGGTGGAACAGAGGAGTATTGGCTGTCTCAGATCCAAAACCACATGAACGGCCCGGCTAAAAAGTGGTGGGAATACAAGCAGGACTCTGTCAAGAACTGGGTTGAGTTCAAGAAGGAGTTCCTGCAGTACAGCGAGGGGACCCTGACTAGGGATGCTATCAAAAGGGAGCTGGATTTGCCTCAGAAGGAGGGAGAGCCCTTGGACCAGTTCCTTTGGCGCAAGAGGGACTTGTACCAGACCCTCTACGTTGATGCAGATGAGGAGGAGATTATCCAGTATGTGGTAGGCACCCTCCAGCCCAAACTGAAGCGCTTCTTGAGTTACCCTTTGCCCAAGACCTTAGAGCAGCTGATCCAAAGAGGGAAGGAGGTCCAAGGCAACATGGACCACTCTGAGGAGCCCAGCCCTCAGAGGACCCCTGAGATTCAGTCAGGAGATTCTGTGCCTCCCTCCACCACTGCCAGTCCCGTGCCGAGCAACGGGACTCAACctgagccccccagccccccagcgACTGTCATATGA